The Candidatus Margulisiibacteriota bacterium DNA window AATCTAAACGATCCGGCCAAATATCCGACGATCGGGGCGGTGACAGCCTGGGCGACTGCTACATTAATGGACATTTTTTTGCCGATAGGGACAATAATAGCTATGCATAATAAGACTTATTACAACACCGCCAATGCCGCGTTCAAGGCTAAATGGAAAATATGCGACGGCAATAATGGCACGCCGAACCTGACTAACTTATTTCTGCGCGGTATGCCTGACGGCGGGACAGTTGCGGTCGGCAGTGACAGCACGACGCTGACGACCAGCAACTTGCCGGATCATACTCATACGTTTACGGGAAATAATGTTACTGGCGGTTTTGGCTGGATTGGATCCGATGGTAATAATTCGAATTCTTATCTATTTACGGCTGCGTATGGCTGTTTTTCAGGCGAATCTCAGGCGAATCCCAACAACACCTACACTCCAGACCATGATGGTTGGGGCGCTCGCGGTTATAGGGGTGTTGGTTTTTCTATGACGCCCAGCGGCTCAGTCACCGGCGGCGGTGGCAGTCCGCAGACAGCCGTTCCCATTGTGCCAAAATATTACGCGGTCATCTATGTCATGAAAGTGGCCTGACTTACGAGAAATTTCTGGCTTGCGAGATATTGCTACATTTCGTCCTCATGGCAAATTTTCCCACGCTCCTGGCTTGACGTTTGTGCCTCATTTGTGCTACAATAGTGTCACATATTTTAGAGAAGGAGATTATCATGAAATTTCTATCTATTCGTGAATTAAGGACTTCGACCAATAAGCTCAAAAGTCTGCTGGCCAAAAACGGCAATATTATAGTCACCACGAATGGCAAGCCGCTGTCTTTAATGCTGCCCGTTGATGAAACTAATATGGATGAAACACTGTCCGCTGTGCGGCAGGCTGAAATGCGACGCCTGATCAGCAAGATGCAGACG harbors:
- a CDS encoding type II toxin-antitoxin system Phd/YefM family antitoxin, whose translation is MKFLSIRELRTSTNKLKSLLAKNGNIIVTTNGKPLSLMLPVDETNMDETLSAVRQAEMRRLISKMQTQSVKSGTDKMTMTEIDAEIAASRRERKNKR